Proteins from one Cicer arietinum cultivar CDC Frontier isolate Library 1 chromosome 3, Cicar.CDCFrontier_v2.0, whole genome shotgun sequence genomic window:
- the LOC101509153 gene encoding non-specific lipid-transfer protein 4-like: MAYVKVITCMAMMICMMLISSPMVVNAISCSEVIEEIEPCLEYLRGGSSAPSRECCDGVNRLNHIADTTSARRTTCECLKSAAYSISDLNTNHAEELPRRCGVKLPYRISTSTDCNRIRA; encoded by the exons ATGGCTTACGTAAAGGTAATTACATGCATGGCTATGATGATATGCATGATGTTGATAAGTTCACCAATGGTAGTGAATGCAATATCATGCTCAGAAGTGATAGAAGAAATAGAACCATGCTTAGAATACTTGCGTGGTGGTTCTTCAGCACCATCAAGAGAATGTTGTGATGGAGTGAACAGGCTAAATCATATAGCAGACACAACTAGTGCTCGTAGAACTACTTGtgaatgtttgaaatctgctgCTTATTCTATTTCAGATTTGAACACAAACCATGCTGAGGAACTTCCTAGGAGGTGTGGTGTTAAGCTCCCCTACAGAATCAGCACCTCCACCGATTGCAACCG CATCAGGGCTTGA